The Nicotiana tomentosiformis chromosome 2, ASM39032v3, whole genome shotgun sequence genome includes the window ATTTTACGCCTTCCTTTCCATTGGAGGATGAAGTCAGGAAACTACCATAACTCGATTGTTTAGAGCTATGTGGTCTATAGACTCCTGGCTCAGTTAACAACTTCTCGTTTAGCTTGACATCTTTAGACAGCATTTCCATTACTTGTTTCATGTTAGGTCTATGGTTATAAGCAGCTTGGATACAAAAAAGAGCAACTTTAATGAAGCGTAGAACTTCAGCCTCGGGATACTCTGTCAGCTCCGGATCAACAAGATCTAGAAGCTTCCCTTCTTCTCTAAGTTTCCATGCCTGCAGAAGTTTAAAACCGTCAAGAAATCAGTATAGAGGAGATGATCTCTTTGTATAATTGTAGTGGCAGGCCAGATGCTGTGTATTCAATACTACGTGAGGAATTAATACTTTTCACATCCCTTTAAGATTCAAACTCTGTAAAGGGTTTGAGTTAATGTAGGTTGATGACGGGCTAAATGAATACATAAATTTGTATAGCCGACCCCAGCTAGTTTGTGATTGATGATTAATTGATTGATATTGTGTCCTTTAAGATCCAAAGAACTTGTAAATGGTCCAGCAAATGCACGACCTTCGGACAAACATCACACAAGAAAGGAAACTCTGTGCATCTTCaactttcttctttattttttagtAAGATGCATTAGGAAAGCAATTTGCTTTTCTAAACATGATATCAACAGATTCTTGGAATTGCAGTGAGCACATCAAGTGAACGATTAGTTAAAACACAGAACCATGAACTTGAACTCACAATTTTCTGATGGCCTGGATTTGACCCAACATAAAGGGCAGCCCAGTGCACTAAGCTCCTGCTATGCGTGGGGTccagggaagggccggaccacaagggtctattgtacgcagccttaccctgcatctCTACAAGaagctgtttccacggctcgaacccgtaacATCCTGGCCATATGGCAGTAACTTTACCGGTTACGCAAGGCTCCCCTTTAGGAGTTGATCCAACATATAGTAAAATAAAGCTATGAACTATGTCTACTTAAACTTAGGAAAGTAGAAGAAAGTCATTTGATGCCAACTAGCAATTTTTGTGACTTGCATCGAAATATTTATTGCTCTTGATGAAACCTACCCATTCGACCAGTACCAAGAGATCTTCTCCAAATGCTGCGTTACTGCTGCTTCTGCCACTTATAATTTCAAGTACAAGAACCCCGAAACTATAGACATCAGCCTTTTTCGTGAGCTGCCCTAACAAAGCATACTCGGGAGCAAGATATCCTCTGCACAACAAGAAGATCATTGATAGTAAGAACAGAAGAAAGGACGATGTCATGCAGAGAAACAAATAGATACAGTGCAGAATTGCTTGTGCTCTATTAAAAAATTCAATGTACACTCACATTGTTCCAGCCACTCGAGTACTAACATGAGTGATATTATCAGGAAAAAGCTTCGCGAGGCCAAAATCTCCAATTTTAGGATGTAGATTTTCATCAATAAGGACATTACTAGCCTTAATATCTCGGTGAACAATTGGTGGTTCCGC containing:
- the LOC104105602 gene encoding cold-responsive protein kinase 1-like isoform X1; this encodes MGFCCFRSILQCKDNRETQVQGLELATNNVRLFSYNSLRSATEHFHPSNKIGGGGFGVVYKGVLRDGRPVAIKCLSAESKQGTSELLTEITMISNTRHPNLVQLIGCCIEGGNRILVYEYLENNSLASALLGSKGKRVPLDWPKRAAICLGTASGLAFLHEDAEPPIVHRDIKASNVLIDENLHPKIGDFGLAKLFPDNITHVSTRVAGTIGYLAPEYALLGQLTKKADVYSFGVLVLEIISGRSSSNAAFGEDLLVLVEWAWKLREEGKLLDLVDPELTEYPEAEVLRFIKVALFCIQAAYNHRPNMKQVMEMLSKDVKLNEKLLTEPGVYRPHSSKQSSYGSFLTSSSNGKEGVKSINQFSTTEFHSYQSVTEMIPR
- the LOC104105602 gene encoding cold-responsive protein kinase 1-like isoform X2, which encodes MGFCCFRSILQCKDNRETQVQELATNNVRLFSYNSLRSATEHFHPSNKIGGGGFGVVYKGVLRDGRPVAIKCLSAESKQGTSELLTEITMISNTRHPNLVQLIGCCIEGGNRILVYEYLENNSLASALLGSKGKRVPLDWPKRAAICLGTASGLAFLHEDAEPPIVHRDIKASNVLIDENLHPKIGDFGLAKLFPDNITHVSTRVAGTIGYLAPEYALLGQLTKKADVYSFGVLVLEIISGRSSSNAAFGEDLLVLVEWAWKLREEGKLLDLVDPELTEYPEAEVLRFIKVALFCIQAAYNHRPNMKQVMEMLSKDVKLNEKLLTEPGVYRPHSSKQSSYGSFLTSSSNGKEGVKSINQFSTTEFHSYQSVTEMIPR